Proteins encoded within one genomic window of Natator depressus isolate rNatDep1 chromosome 1, rNatDep2.hap1, whole genome shotgun sequence:
- the FRS2 gene encoding fibroblast growth factor receptor substrate 2 isoform X1 — protein sequence MGSCCSCPDKETVPDNHRNKFKVINVDDDGNELGSGVMELTDTELILYTRKRDSVKWHYLCLRRYGYDSNLFSFESGRRCQTGQGIFAFKCARAEELFNMLQEIMQNNSINVVEEPVVERNHHQTELEVPRTPRTPTTPGFSAQSLPNGYPRYPSFGDASSHPSSRHPSVGSARLPSVGEESTHPLLVAEEQVHTYVNTTGVQEERKNRSSVHVPLELRLSNVETSKTTEDQNCTDDRDAQVLLEPEGVKFVLGPTPVQRQLMEREQLEQLGRDQVSGSSTNNSEWDTGYDSDERKETHCGNKLVYENLNRLSIPSASGVRRGRLTSTSTSDTQNINNSAQRRTALLNYENLPSLPPVWEARKLSRDEDDNLGPKTPSLNGYHNNLDPMHNYVNTENVTVPASAHKVEFTRRRDCTPTVFNFDIRRPSLEHRQLNYIQVDLEGGSDSDNPQTPKTPTTPLPQTPTRRTELYAVIDIERTAAMSSLQKALPRDDGTSRKTRHNSTDLPM from the exons ATGGGTAGCTGTTGTAGCTGTCCAGATAAAGAGACTGTCCCAGACAACCATCGAAACAAGTTTAAG GTCATTAATGTAGATGATGATGGTAATGAACTGGGTTCTGGAGTAATGGAACTTACAGATACAGAACTAATTTTATACACCCGTAAACGGGATTCCGTAAAATGGCACTACCTCTGTCTCCGTCGCTACGGCTATGATTCAAATCTCTTTTCTTTTGAAAGTGGTCGAAGATGTCAAACTGGACAAG GAATCTTTGCCTTTAAGTGTGCTCGtgcagaagaattatttaataTGCTACAAGAGATCATGCAGAACAATAGCATAAATGTGGTAGAAGAACCAGTAGTAGAAAGGAATCATCATCAAACTGAGTTGGAAGTTCCAAGAACCCCTCGAACACCCACCA CTCCTGGGTTCAGTGCACAAAGTTTACCTAATGGGTATCCAAGATATCCCTCCTTTGGAGATGCTTCATCACATCCTTCCAGCAGACATCCCTCTGTAGGAAGTGCACGGCTTCCGTCAGTAGGTGAAGAGTCAACGCATCCATTGCTTGTAGCAGAGGAACAA GTGCACACCTATGTCAACACTACTGGTGtacaagaggaaagaaaaaatagaTCAAGTGTGCATGTACCGCTGGAATTAAGGCTTTCTAATGTTGAAACAAGCAAGACAACAGAAGATCAGAATTGCACTGATGACAGAGATGCTCAGGTTCTTCTGGAGCCTGAAGGAGTCAAATTTGTTTTAGGACCAACACCTGTTCAAAGACAATTAATGGAAAGAGAGCAACTGGAGCAACTTGGGAGAGACCAAGTTAGTGGCAGCAGTACAAACAACTCTGAATGGGATACTGGGTACGACAGTGATGAACGTAAAGAAACACATTGTGGTAATAAACTAGTGTATGAAAATCTAAATAGGTTATCAATCCCTAGTGCCTCAGGAGTCAGGAGAGGTCGTCTGACATCAACAAGTACCTCAGATACCCAGAATATTAACAACTCTGCTCAAAGGAGAACTGCATTGTTAAACTATGAAAACTTGCCATCTTTGCCGCCTGTTTGGGAAGCCCGCAAGCTAAGTAGAGATGAAGATGACAATTTAGGACCAAAGACCCCATCTCTGAACGGCTACCACAATAACCTAGATCCAATGCATAATTATGTAAATACAGAGAATGTAACTGTGCCAGCAAGTGCTCATAAAGTAGAATTTACACGACGTCGGGACTGTACACCAACAGTCTTTAACTTTGATATTAGACGTCCAAGTTTAGAACACAGGCAGCTTAATTATATACAGGTTGACTTGGAAGGTGGCAGTGACTCCGACAACCCTCAGACTCCAAAAACTCCTACCACTCCACTTCCACAAACTCCAACCAGGCGCACAGAGCTGTATGCTGTGATAGACATTGAAAGAACTGCTGCTATGTCAAGTTTGCAGAAAGCACTGCCACGAGATGATGGTACATCTAGAAAAACTAGACATAACAGTACTGACCTGCCTATGTGA
- the FRS2 gene encoding fibroblast growth factor receptor substrate 2 isoform X2, with protein MSNWTRIIQSCDFTACLFAWDGIFAFKCARAEELFNMLQEIMQNNSINVVEEPVVERNHHQTELEVPRTPRTPTTPGFSAQSLPNGYPRYPSFGDASSHPSSRHPSVGSARLPSVGEESTHPLLVAEEQVHTYVNTTGVQEERKNRSSVHVPLELRLSNVETSKTTEDQNCTDDRDAQVLLEPEGVKFVLGPTPVQRQLMEREQLEQLGRDQVSGSSTNNSEWDTGYDSDERKETHCGNKLVYENLNRLSIPSASGVRRGRLTSTSTSDTQNINNSAQRRTALLNYENLPSLPPVWEARKLSRDEDDNLGPKTPSLNGYHNNLDPMHNYVNTENVTVPASAHKVEFTRRRDCTPTVFNFDIRRPSLEHRQLNYIQVDLEGGSDSDNPQTPKTPTTPLPQTPTRRTELYAVIDIERTAAMSSLQKALPRDDGTSRKTRHNSTDLPM; from the exons ATGTCAAACTGGACAAG AATAATCCAAAGCTGCGACTTCACTGCTTGTCTCTTTGCTTGGGATG GAATCTTTGCCTTTAAGTGTGCTCGtgcagaagaattatttaataTGCTACAAGAGATCATGCAGAACAATAGCATAAATGTGGTAGAAGAACCAGTAGTAGAAAGGAATCATCATCAAACTGAGTTGGAAGTTCCAAGAACCCCTCGAACACCCACCA CTCCTGGGTTCAGTGCACAAAGTTTACCTAATGGGTATCCAAGATATCCCTCCTTTGGAGATGCTTCATCACATCCTTCCAGCAGACATCCCTCTGTAGGAAGTGCACGGCTTCCGTCAGTAGGTGAAGAGTCAACGCATCCATTGCTTGTAGCAGAGGAACAA GTGCACACCTATGTCAACACTACTGGTGtacaagaggaaagaaaaaatagaTCAAGTGTGCATGTACCGCTGGAATTAAGGCTTTCTAATGTTGAAACAAGCAAGACAACAGAAGATCAGAATTGCACTGATGACAGAGATGCTCAGGTTCTTCTGGAGCCTGAAGGAGTCAAATTTGTTTTAGGACCAACACCTGTTCAAAGACAATTAATGGAAAGAGAGCAACTGGAGCAACTTGGGAGAGACCAAGTTAGTGGCAGCAGTACAAACAACTCTGAATGGGATACTGGGTACGACAGTGATGAACGTAAAGAAACACATTGTGGTAATAAACTAGTGTATGAAAATCTAAATAGGTTATCAATCCCTAGTGCCTCAGGAGTCAGGAGAGGTCGTCTGACATCAACAAGTACCTCAGATACCCAGAATATTAACAACTCTGCTCAAAGGAGAACTGCATTGTTAAACTATGAAAACTTGCCATCTTTGCCGCCTGTTTGGGAAGCCCGCAAGCTAAGTAGAGATGAAGATGACAATTTAGGACCAAAGACCCCATCTCTGAACGGCTACCACAATAACCTAGATCCAATGCATAATTATGTAAATACAGAGAATGTAACTGTGCCAGCAAGTGCTCATAAAGTAGAATTTACACGACGTCGGGACTGTACACCAACAGTCTTTAACTTTGATATTAGACGTCCAAGTTTAGAACACAGGCAGCTTAATTATATACAGGTTGACTTGGAAGGTGGCAGTGACTCCGACAACCCTCAGACTCCAAAAACTCCTACCACTCCACTTCCACAAACTCCAACCAGGCGCACAGAGCTGTATGCTGTGATAGACATTGAAAGAACTGCTGCTATGTCAAGTTTGCAGAAAGCACTGCCACGAGATGATGGTACATCTAGAAAAACTAGACATAACAGTACTGACCTGCCTATGTGA